From Aspergillus chevalieri M1 DNA, chromosome 4, nearly complete sequence, a single genomic window includes:
- a CDS encoding tRNA(Phe) (4-demethylwyosine(37)-C(7)) aminocarboxypropyltransferase (COG:J;~EggNog:ENOG410PN2X;~InterPro:IPR030382,IPR026274,IPR029063;~go_function: GO:0008757 - S-adenosylmethionine-dependent methyltransferase activity [Evidence IEA];~go_process: GO:0031591 - wybutosine biosynthetic process [Evidence IEA]), with translation METQEKNHKHNNHGKSKPKTSQTRPKKYSQPLQKGIRDFVTAHLPPSHLPAYNLSLETLMDALPKRYTVYQPLLLLPPNALTTPPAWGALYAALDDSQRVALFESVVRSFRNMGVTHVAMNAPIAPTHPLGQENRIRSPVGLVPLYGDFGSAPCASAGGEGDADNAHPSESDLQRALWVHTVQNQGIVQTWAPLYTMFSRGNITEKARVLGHAGVFEGLDEESLAGEEVGDVGVVDMYAGIGYFVFSYLKRGVKRVWGWEINGWSIEGLRRGCVANGWGCRVVKLRDDGGLMDGSIPELVDGLDDETRVVIFHGDNRFAAGILNEVRNLMQPRQIWNSIRHANLGLLPSSRDSWDNATRMIDMDKGGWIHVHENVDVQRIDKMKDDIVAEIGRLRSQNCSDSSCTERTVECRHVERVKTYAPGVMHCVFDIRLSQ, from the coding sequence ATGGAAACCCAAGAAAAGAATCACAAGCACAACAACCATGGGAAGTCCAAACCAAAAACCTCCCAAACCCGCCCCAAAAAATACTCCCAACCCCTCCAAAAAGGCATCCGCGACTTCGTAACAGCACACCTCCCACCGTCCCACCTCCCAGCCTACAACCTTTCCCTAGAAACCCTCATGGATGCCCTCCCAAAACGCTACACAGTATACcaacccctcctcctcctcccgccAAACGCGCTCACCACACCACCAGCCTGGGGCGCGCTGTACGCAGCCCTGGACGACTCCCAACGAGTTGCGCTGTTTGAATCGGTGGTGCGCAGTTTTCGGAATATGGGCGTTACGCATGTTGCTATGAATGCGCCTATTGCTCCTACTCATCCATTGGGGCAGGAGAATAGGATTAGGAGTCCGGTGGGTTTGGTTCCGTTGTATGGGGATTTTGGGAGTGCGCCGTGTGCGTCTGCGGGTGGGGAGGGAGATGCGGATAATGCGCATCCGTCTGAGAGTGATCTACAAAGGGCGCTGTGGGTGCATACTGTACAAAACCAGGGAATTGTGCAGACCTGGGCGCCGCTGTATACAATGTTCTCGAGGGGGAATATTACCGAGAAGGCACGGGTCTTGGGGCATGCGGGGGTGTTTGAGGGGTTGGATGAGGAGTCTTTAGCTGGCGAGGAGGTTGGggatgttggtgttgttgataTGTATGCTGGGATTGGGTATTTTGTGTTTTCGTATTTGAAGAGGGGGGTTAAGAGGGTTTGGGGGTGGGAGATTAATGGGTGGTCGATTGAGGGGTTACGACGGGGCTGTGTTGCGAATGGATGGGGTTGCAGGGTTGTTAAGTTGCGGGATGATGGGGGGTTGATGGATGGGTCTATTCCGGAGCTTGTTGATGGTCTTGATGATGAGACGAGGGTGGTAATCTTTCATGGTGATAATCGGTTTGCGGCTGGTATATTGAACGAGGTTCGGAACCTGATGCAGCCCAGGCAGATATGGAATAGCATCAGGCATGCCAACTTGGGGTTGCTTCCTTCATCTCGCGATTCTTGGGATAATGCTACCCGGATGATTGATATGGACAAAGGAGGCTGGATCCATGTCCACGAGAACGTTGATGTTCAGAGGATCGACAAGATGAAGGACGATATTGTGGCTGAGATTGGACGACTGCGATCTCAAAATTGCTCTGACTCGAGTTGTACTGAGCGAACCGTTGAGTGTCGGCATGTTGAGCGTGTGAAGACGTATGCGCCGGGTGTTATGCACTGCGTTTTTGATATTAGATTAAGTCAATGA
- the pps1 gene encoding tyrosine/serine/threonine protein phosphatase PPS1 (COG:V;~EggNog:ENOG410PIGU;~InterPro:IPR029021,IPR003595,IPR020422,IPR016130, IPR000387,IPR000340;~PFAM:PF00782;~go_function: GO:0004725 - protein tyrosine phosphatase activity [Evidence IEA];~go_function: GO:0008138 - protein tyrosine/serine/threonine phosphatase activity [Evidence IEA];~go_function: GO:0016791 - phosphatase activity [Evidence IEA];~go_process: GO:0006470 - protein dephosphorylation [Evidence IEA];~go_process: GO:0016311 - dephosphorylation [Evidence IEA]), which yields MATVVVQQQAPRSSSDITAFNLNRNPTPIPNKHLPVCPTGPSPASHSPSPDVRENSDEEQVSSLLYPPDAYFQMSRFPPVYTIDIESLAAALDHWASQPLPDPSQVFPWLHGLHPRNRLQLGFFTNRKRSLRQAPKCWRGITIVKVGGDLAASRLKGAVAPTEVLAPSGLEFLFPDPPEGFSVRNFQIQTAKLAPLSDIIVYGDDEADQNNVLDIAARIATAQHDWKMKNDPKRLVPEFNTFILTSSFREVEERYPSLVTIDSRGEMTGQVMDFFLWERLEMYSMTEASEISTNVWQGPTPEYLLKPKAWESTRDERFDLLIEANDLASIPPPHVLDHLERKLKNGPQRLEFSSSGSLMPPSSGPGEQRELENFVNTIRWMHYLANSNGSADESDSEGDIPMVTSSRKPYKILIHGPDGYTESSLLALAYVIYAEGIPAKDAWLKLHTEKKRNFFAYPIDVSYLTGIQERLLKESPATKTPDLSSLSKPSWFDNCDGSFPSRILPYMYLGSLTHANNPDMLWKLGIRRVLSIGESLAWSEGDYARFGSENLMSITDVRDNGIDPLTKEFNRCLEFIRRGKRDGAATLVHCRVGVSRSATICIAEVMASLNISFPRAYCYVRARRLNVIVQPHLRFVYELLKWEELQLQKRGEPVKRELEWQIVAREIALMNMPYTR from the exons ATGGCCACGGTCGTGGTACAGCAGCAAGCGCCGCGATCCTCCTCCGACATCACCGCGTTCAACTTGAACAGAAACCCGACCCCTATCCCCAACAAACACTTACCAGTTTGCCCAACGGGCCCGTCTCCTGCCTCACATTCACCATCCCCGGACGTACGAGAAAACAGCGATGAAGAGCAGGTGTCGTCTTTGCTCTACCCTCCCGATGCATACTTCCAGATGTCGAGATTTCCTCCAGTGTATACCATTGATATAGAATCGCTGGCAGCCGCATTGGACCATTGGGCATCGCAGCCATTGCCGGACCCCAGTCAGGTTTTCCCTTGGTTGCATGGGCTTCACCCAAGGAATCGTCTGCAGCTTGGATTCTTCACCAACCGCAAACGCTCCCTACGACAAGCACCTAAATGCTGGCGAGGTATCACCATTGTCAAGGTGGGAGGAGATCTCGCGGCGTCCAGACTCAAAGGCGCAGTGGCCCCAACCGAGGTGCTGGCGCCGTCAGGCCTGGAGTTCCTGTTCCCAGATCCTCCAGAAGGCTTCTCAGTGCGCAACTTCCAGATTCAGACGGCAAAGCTGGCGCCGCTCTCGGATATAATTGTCTacggagatgatgaggccGACCAGAACAACGTCCTCGACATTGCTGCCAGAATCGCGACCGCACAACATGATtggaaaatgaagaacgACCCAAAGCGGCTGGTACCGGAGTTCAATACCTTCATCCTCACAA GTTCCTTCCGCGAAGTAGAAGAACGATACCCCAGCTTGGTGACTATCGACTCGCGAGGCGAGATGACGGGCCAGGTCATGGATTTCT TCCTATGGGAAAGACTGGAAATGTATTCCATGACCGAGGCATCAGAAATTTCGACAAATGTTTGGCAAGGACCAACCCCGGAGTACCTGTTAAAACCCAAGGCCTGGGAGTCGACGCGCGACGAAAGGTTTGATCTATTGATTGAAGCAAACGACCTAGCCAGTATCCCACCACCACACGTTCTGGATCATCTTGAGAGGAAGCTTAAAAATGGCCCCCAGCGACTGGAATTTTCGTCGTCCGGCTCGCTTATGCCACCCTCCTCCGGCCCTGGTGAGCAGAGGGAGCTGGAAAATTTCGTGAATACCATTCGCTGGATGCACTATCTGGCAAACTCGAACGGGTCGGCGGATGAGTCGGACTCGGaaggcgatatacccatggTCACTTCGTCCAGGAAGCCCTACAAGATCCTAATCCACGGTCCCGATGGGTATACTGAGAGCTCGTTACTGGCACTCGCGTATGTCATCTATGCAGAGGGGATCCCTGCAAAGGACGCTTGGTTGAAGCTTCACACTGAGAAAAAACGCAACTTCTTTGCTTATCCGATTGATGTATCATACCTTACCGGTATCCAAGAGCGCTTGCTCAAGGAAAGCCCTGCCACGAAGACTCCTGATCTGTCTTCGCTTTCAAAACCGTCTTGGTTCGATAACTGTGACGGATCTTTCCCGAGTCGCATTTTGCCGTACATGTATTTGGGCAGCTTGACACACGCCAACAACCCAGATATGCTTTGGAAACTTGGTATCCGGCGTGTACTGAGTATTGGCGAATCCCTGGCTTGGTCAGAAGGCGACTACGCAAGATTTGGATCGGAGAATCTCATGAGTATCACCGATGTTCGGGATAATGGTATAGATCCTTTGACAAAGGAATTTAACCGGTGTTTGGAGTTTATTC GGAGAGGAAAACGTGACGGTGCGGCTACGTTGGTGCATTGCCGTGTTGGCGTTTCGAGATCAGCGACTATCTGTATTGCAGAAGTTATGGCATCTCTTAATATTTCTTTTCCACGAGCATA CTGCTACGTTCGTGCTAGAAGACTTAATGTTATTGTACAACCACACTTGCGATTTGT GTATGAACTGTTGAAGTGGGAAGAACTACAGCTACAGAAACGCGGCGAACCCGTGAAGCGAGAGCTCGAGTGGCAGATAGTGGCTCGCGAGATTGCCCTGATGAACATGCCTTATACCCGGTAG
- the ATG18 gene encoding phosphoinositide binding protein ATG18 (COG:U;~EggNog:ENOG410PH4R;~InterPro:IPR015943,IPR001680,IPR036322;~TransMembrane:1 (o42-60i);~go_function: GO:0005515 - protein binding [Evidence IEA]), with amino-acid sequence MEMNFVTFNQDYSYLAVATSKGFRIFTTDPFAKSHETKEGNIAIIEMLFSTSLVALILSPRRLQITNTKRQSTICELTFPTTVLAVKLNRKRLVIVLEDQIYLYDIQTMKLLNTIATSPNPNATCALSPSSDNCYLAYPLPQKAPPSSFQPPAHAPPGSTHVSPTSGEVLIFDTLKLEAINVVEAHRSPLACITLNSDGTLLATASDKGTIVRVFSVPDGHKLYQFRRGSMPSRIYSMSFNTTSTLLCVSSSTETIHIFKLSPQSQAPESSYSPGGYDRASISQSSTLTPESDDMGEERSPSDFASRKHNGTLMGMLRRTSQSVGSSVAAKVGGYLPKGVSEMWEPARDFAWIKLPKPNQGPGGAASSGPLKSVVAMSSNTPQVMVVTSDGNFYVFSIDLSKGGEGTLTKQYSVLDSNDRLGYSVMDY; translated from the exons ATGGAAATGAACTTCGTGACTTTCAATCAGGACTACAGCTACCTGGCTGTTG CAACGTCCAAAGGGTTTCGGATATTCACGACAGATCCCTTCGCTAAGAGCCATGAGACGAAGGAGGGGAATATCGCCATTATTGAGATGCTCTTCTCGACGTCTCTAGTGGCTTTGATTCTGTCGCCTCGTCGCCTTCAGATCACTAATACAAAG CGCCAATCTACAATATGCGAATTGACATTCCCGACTACCGTGCTTGCAGTCAAGCTGAACCGGAAACGGCTGGTGATCGTGCTAGAAGACCAGATCTATCTCTACGATATTCAGACCATGAAGCTGTTGAATACCATCGCAACCTCACCGAACCCCAACG CTACTTGCGCCCTGTCACCCTCCTCGGACAACTGCTACCTCGCATACCCTCTTCCACAGAAAGCGCCCCCTTCGTCGTTTCAACCGCCAGCTCATGCGCCACCAGGAAGCACACATGTCTCGCCAACAAGCGGCGAAGTTTTGATTTTCGATACCCTCAAGCTGGAGGCGATCAACGTCGTGGAAGCGCATCGATCTCCATTAGCATGTATCACTCTCAATAGCGATGGGACATTACTCGCAACGGCTTCGGATAAGGGAACGATTGTTCGAGTGTTTTCGGTACCCGATGGTCACAAGCTCTACCAATTCCGCCGAGGCTCGATGCCCTCCAGAATCTACAGCATGTCCTTCAATACCACGTCCACCTTACTTTGCGTCTCATCGTCGACCGAAACAATTCATATCTTCAAACTGAGTCCTCAAAGCCAGGCTCCAGAAAGCTCCTATTCGCCGGGAGGCTATGACAGAGCGTCGATCAGTCAAAGCTCCACGCTAACTCCCGAATCCGATGACATGGGCGAAGAACGATCACCATCCGACTTCGCTTCTAGGAAACACAATGGGACACTGATGGGAATGTTACGGCGGACGTCACAAAGCGTGGGGAGCTCCGTCGCAGCAAAGGTCGGGGGATATCTCCCGAAAGGTGTTAGTGAAATGTGGGAACCAGCGCGCGATTTCGCTTGGATCAAATTACCAAAGCCCAACCAAGGCCCTGGGGGCGCAGCCAGTTCCGGTCCGCTGAAGAGCGTGGTTGCTATGAGCAGCAACACACCTCAGGTGATGGTCGTAACTAGTGACGGCAACTTCTACGTCTTCAGTATCGATTTATCGAAAGGAGGTGAAGGGACTCTGACAAAGCAGTACTC GGTACTCGATTCGAACGACAGGCTGGGATATTCTGTGATGGACTACTAG
- the PPM2 gene encoding tRNA methyltransferase PPM2 (COG:J;~EggNog:ENOG410PH6S;~InterPro:IPR041667,IPR029063,IPR015915,IPR003347, IPR011043,IPR007213;~PFAM:PF13418,PF13621,PF04072,PF13854;~go_function: GO:0005515 - protein binding [Evidence IEA];~go_function: GO:0008168 - methyltransferase activity [Evidence IEA];~go_process: GO:0032259 - methylation [Evidence IEA]): MAPKKKNAVPAVSAKAEKEADLVMGTNNSSIVSKRSVEMFYYPKPHFFRYFVKKPQRRAPLINRGYWLRMYAMAESVRRFMQEPSDKPKFVLNLGCGFDPLPFMMLSAEKPLCRDTTFVDIDYEKLMVNKKTAIQRTSEITDHLENVEFFPDDKAVQIRSDHYLAIGCDLKNIEKLDKTLHNEVLPAKCSVLYLAEVSLTYMDVESANAVVNWASKLSSDAQFCILEQFFPDGPEHPFASTMMKHFNKLGAPLYSIHEYPSLREQERRFRNAGWTQAQARSLWDLWSDDDFLSSSTRASLDSVEAFDEWEEFALFASHYFLLHASTREPTSNHEPEYEDPCPSVSPSYTLLSHCLQGNDQRRYGAIVPDTDHSLGYHGGLGRQTRLASTSLYGKSKAVTRSSQPFPPNDMPARMCHTVTPLAGDDCLLVGGRASPAAVFQDCWLRKGGQWKPTHSLPEPRFRHSAVRVALPDETEGVLIYGGKTSDGQVLDSWILWNENGNGWQAVETFGEKPPARLGACLELLESQTNKGTFEGRSETGILFGGVGKDSKIMEDIWTLTLHQRTDGKYTLHFNDLTYALQSEPLLKYTTRFGATTNSTPWGLVVAGGIMPRQIVPADKEILLLDFKELLKCLDSGDDWNGNLISEIGLGKDFRGPRPLLTGHASHAASSDQLVILGGGAVCFSFGTFWTEGTWVLKRTESTLENKWAVVAENVQPTKTSVTQKSPEKSVLQKVEGIPVIPRVKVQEPAQFQQILADGKPVVIEGSDIGPCRNLWTKEYLTDAVGSDRKIVVHEAQSEHMSFQSKNFAYTTKEFGTFMDEVHAGGRQYLRSISADQPSKLPANLAVDFPNLHRDFQLPAALSFVMENAHSSPLRISGFVTLWLHYDVMANVLCQVRGERKLVLFPPSDVQHLHVPPGASSSNVDIFRNLDGSVACPPGTSPQEAILKPGDILFIPPLWLHTASPTGEVSVGVNVFFRNLSTGYAAGRDVYGNRDLQAYEKGRGEVQKIAKGFEGVPPDMVRFYLLQLAQELREQAGV; the protein is encoded by the exons ATGGCgcccaagaagaaaaatgccGTACCTGCTGTCAGCGCTAAGGCTGAGAAAGAAGCTGACTTGGTAATGGGG ACGAACAATAGCAGCATTGTGTCGAAACGAAGCGTCGAGATGTTCTACTACCCCAAGCCCCATTTCTTCCGCTACTTCGTCAAGAAGCCCCAACGACGGGCCCCGTTGATCAACCGTGGATATTGGTTGCGCATGTACGCCATGGCGGAATCAGTGCGTCGCTTCATGCAAGAGCCATCAGATAAGCCCAAATTCGTCCTGAATCTCGGGTGTGGATT TGATCCTCTCCCATTCATGATGCTCAGCGCCGAAAAGCCCCTGTGTAGAGATACGACGTTCGTGGATATCGACTATGAGAAGCTCATGGTCAACAAGAAGACGGCAATCCAGCGGACCAGCGAGATCACAGACCACCTCGAGAATGTAGAGTTCTTTCCAGATGACAAGGCCGTTCAAATACGCAGCGACCACTATCTGGCGATAGGTTGTGATTTGAAGAACATAGAGAAGCTGGATAAGACCTTGCACAATGAGGTGCTTCCAGCTAAGTGTTCGGTTCTATATCTGGCCGAAGTTTCTCTCACATATATGGACGTCGAATCTGCGAATGCGGTCGTCAACTGGGCTTCCAAGCTGAGCAGTG ACGCCCAGTTCTGTATCTTGGAGCAGTTCTTCCCCGACGGACCGGAGCATCCCTTTGCATCAACGATGATGAAGCACTTCAACAAACTCGGGGCGCCGTTATACTCGATCCACGAATATCCCTCGCTACGCGAACAAGAACGGCGGTTCAGGAATGCCGGCTGGACGCAAGCGCAGGCCAGAAGTCTATGGGACCTATGGTCAGACGACGACTTCCTGAGTAGTTCAACAAGGGCGTCGCTGGACAGTGTCGAGGCATTTGACGAATGGGAAGAGTTCGCGCTATTCGCATCACACTATTTCCTCCTACACGCTTCTACAAGAGAACCAACCTCCAATCACGAGCCCGAATATGAGGATCCTTGTCCATCTGTCTCTCCTAGCTACACGCTACTTTCTCATTGTCTGCAAGGAAATGACCAGCGGAGATATGGCGCAATCGTTCCGGACACTGACCATTCCCTGGGTTACCATGGCGGACTAGGTCGGCAGACGCGACTTGCATCCACGAGCCTTTATGGGAAGTCCAAAGCGGTTACTAGGTCAAGTCAACCTTTCCCACCAAATGATATGCCCGCCCGAATGTGTCATACAGTGACGCCTCTAGCCGGTGATGACTGTCTGTTGGTGGGCGGTAGAGCCTCGCCAGCAgcagtttttcaagattgcTGGCTGAGGAAGGGAGGGCAATGGAAGCCGACTCATAGCCTTCCAGAGCCTCGCTTCAGACACTCTGCAGTAAGGGTGGCTCTTCCAGACGAGACTGAGGGCGTCCTTATTTACGGAGGGAAAACCAGCGATGGTCAAGTGCTGGACTCGTGGATTCTATGGAACGAGAATGGAAATGGATGGCAAGCAGTCGAGACGTTTGGCGAGAAGCCCCCCGCTCGATTGGGGGCGTGCTTGGAACTCCTCGAGAGCCAAACAAACAAGGGAACCTTCGAAGGCCGCTCAGAGACAGGTATTCTCTTCGGAGGAGTTGGAAAAGACAGCAAAATCATGgaggatatatggacattgACCCTCCATCAGAGGACAGATGGAAAATACACTTTGCATTTCAACGACCTAACCTACGCTCTGCAAAGCGAACCTCTGCTCAAATACACGACCCGCTTCGGAGCCACGACCAACAGCACCCCGTGGGGACTCGTTGTCGCTGGAGGCATCATGCCTCGCCAGATCGTGCCTGCAGACAAAGAGATTCTACTTTTGGACTTCAAAGAGCTCCTCAAATGCCTGGATTCGGGTGATGATTGGAATGGTAATTTAATCTCGGAAATAGGGCTTGGAAAGGACTTCCGAGGACCGCGTCCGCTACTGACCGGCCATGCCAGCCATGCCGCTAGTTCAGACCAGCTCGTCATTCTGGGTGGTGGCGCGGTGTGCTTCTCATTCGGGACATTCTGGACAGAGGGAACTTGGGTGTTGAAGCGGACGGAGTCCACTCTTGAGAATAAATGGGCAGTGGTTGCGGAGAACGTGCAACCGACGAAAACTTCCGTAACCCAGAAATCTCCAGAGAAATCTGTCCTGCAAAAGGTCGAAGGGATACCGGTGATACCGCGGGTTAAAGTTCAGGAACCTGCTCAGTTCCAGCAGATTCTCGCTGATGGCAAACCGGTGGTCATTGAGGGATCTGATATTGGGCCTTGCAGGAATCTCTGGACGAAAGAATACCTTACCGATGCTGTTGGTAGCGACCGCAAGATTGTCGTGCACGAAGCTCAATCAGAACACATGAGTTTCCAATCCAAGAACTTTGCCTACACGACCAAAGAATTTGGGACATTCATGGATGAGGTGCATGCCGGTGGTAGACAATATCTGCGGTCCATCTCTGCAGATCAGCCCTCCAAGCTCCCTGCAAACCTGGCTGTCGATTTTCCCAACCTACATCGTGACTTTCAGTTACCAGCAGCGTTGTCATTCGTGATGGAGAACGCACACAGTTCGCCGTTGAGGATCTCGGGGTTTGTTACACTTTGGCTTCACTATGAT GTAATGGCAAACGTCCTATGCCAAGTTCGCGGCGAAAGAAAACTTGTCCTCTTCCCTCCAAGCGATGTCCAACATCTCCACGTGCCACCGGGCGCCTCCAGCTCAAATGTCGATATATTCCGGAACCTCGATGGCTCCGTCGCTTGTCCTCCAGGCACCTCACCCCAGGAGGCCATCCTCAAACCCGGcgatatcctcttcatcccacCACTATGGCTACACACTGCCTCTCCGACGGGTGAGGTTAGTGTAGGGGTAAACGTGTTTTTCCGCAATCTTTCGACTGGATATGCGGCCGGTCGGGATGTATATGGGAATCGGGATTTGCAGGCGTATGAGAAGGGGCGGGGTGAGGTTCAGAAGATCGCGAAGGGGTTTGAAGGTGTTCCGCCCGATATGGTGAGGTTCTATTTGTTGCAGCTTGCGCAGGAGCTTAGGGAGCAGGCTGGTGTTTGA